In a genomic window of Allomeiothermus silvanus DSM 9946:
- a CDS encoding 5-(carboxyamino)imidazole ribonucleotide synthase, translating into MKIGVLGGGQLGRMLALAGYPLGLRFRFFDTAADAPAGHLAELGVGNYDDTEALERFAEGLDLITYEFENVPVETARFLQRLAPVYPPPQALEAARDRVVEKTFFRSLSIPTPLFYPVLTKNDLLQGLEQVGYPALLKTRTLGYDGKGQAKIATPADADKAWEELGGTPLVLEAWVTFEREVSILAVRGRSGEMVFYPLVENLHQQGILRRSLAPAPRLTQALQAQAEEYARRVLLNLEYVGVLAIEFFQVQGQLLANEMAPRVHNSGHWSIEGAETSQFENHLRAVCGLPLGSTAPREYSAMLNLIGKLPEPKDVLAVPGAHLHLYGKEPRPGRKLGHVTLRAESREELEERLEALSGIL; encoded by the coding sequence ATGAAGATCGGCGTGTTAGGCGGGGGCCAGCTGGGGCGGATGCTGGCCTTGGCTGGTTACCCGCTGGGGCTGCGCTTCCGCTTCTTCGACACGGCGGCAGATGCCCCCGCTGGGCACCTGGCCGAGCTTGGGGTAGGAAATTACGACGACACGGAGGCGCTCGAGCGCTTTGCCGAGGGGCTCGACCTCATCACCTATGAATTCGAGAACGTGCCGGTGGAAACAGCCCGGTTTTTGCAACGCCTGGCCCCGGTGTACCCGCCCCCCCAAGCTCTGGAAGCCGCCCGGGACCGGGTGGTTGAGAAAACCTTTTTCCGAAGCCTCTCCATCCCCACCCCGCTTTTTTACCCGGTACTCACCAAGAACGACCTTCTACAAGGCCTCGAGCAGGTCGGGTACCCAGCCCTTCTCAAGACCCGCACCCTCGGCTACGACGGCAAGGGACAAGCGAAAATAGCGACCCCTGCCGACGCCGATAAAGCCTGGGAGGAACTAGGGGGCACGCCGCTGGTGCTCGAGGCCTGGGTCACGTTCGAACGCGAGGTCTCGATCCTGGCGGTGCGGGGACGAAGCGGGGAGATGGTCTTCTACCCCTTGGTGGAAAACCTACACCAGCAGGGCATCCTGCGGCGGAGCCTGGCCCCAGCCCCGCGCCTTACCCAGGCCTTGCAAGCCCAAGCCGAGGAGTACGCCCGGCGGGTGCTGCTCAATCTCGAGTACGTGGGGGTGCTAGCCATCGAGTTCTTCCAGGTGCAGGGGCAGCTTCTGGCCAACGAGATGGCCCCCCGGGTGCACAATTCCGGCCACTGGAGCATCGAGGGAGCCGAAACCAGCCAGTTCGAGAACCACCTGCGGGCAGTCTGCGGGCTGCCACTGGGGTCGACCGCCCCGCGCGAGTACAGCGCCATGCTCAACCTCATCGGCAAGCTCCCCGAGCCCAAAGACGTGCTGGCCGTGCCGGGGGCCCACCTCCACCTCTACGGCAAGGAACCCCGCCCAGGGCGCAAGCTAGGGCACGTGACCCTGCGGGCGGAGAGCCGAGAGGAACTCGAGGAGCGGCTCGAGGCGTTATCGGGTATCCTCTAA
- a CDS encoding sodium-dependent bicarbonate transport family permease, translated as MDISELLRLNLLSPMVLAFFLGALAVWLKSDLTFPEGLYATLSLYLLFAIGFKGGVELSHTSVQAIALPALATLLLGLLTPVVAYFTARRYLRLDEANAAALAAHYGSVSAVTFLAALSFVQASGHRAEGFMPTLVALLEVPGVILGILLARRASRGGRLGEAIREVLTGKSVFLMVGGLWVGVLSGEEGMKKVEAFFVAPFQGALTLFLLELGMVAARRLADLRRLGVRLVLFGMAVPLLHGSVGLVLAKWAGLSLGGAVVLATMAASASYIAAPAAVRLALPQANPSLYLAAALGVTFPFNLLLGIPLYYATALRLWG; from the coding sequence ATGGACATCTCGGAGCTGCTTAGGCTTAACCTGTTGTCCCCCATGGTATTAGCGTTTTTCTTGGGAGCGTTGGCGGTGTGGCTCAAGAGTGACCTCACCTTCCCCGAGGGGCTCTACGCCACGCTCTCGCTGTACCTATTGTTTGCTATCGGTTTTAAGGGAGGGGTAGAACTTTCCCATACCTCGGTACAAGCCATTGCGCTGCCCGCCTTGGCCACCTTGCTCTTGGGCTTGCTGACCCCGGTGGTGGCCTATTTCACCGCGCGGCGCTATTTAAGGCTGGATGAGGCCAACGCAGCCGCCTTGGCGGCTCACTACGGCTCGGTCTCGGCGGTGACGTTTTTGGCAGCCCTCTCGTTTGTCCAGGCTTCCGGGCACCGGGCTGAGGGGTTCATGCCCACCCTGGTGGCTTTGCTGGAAGTGCCGGGGGTGATTCTCGGCATCCTCTTGGCCCGCCGCGCTAGCAGAGGGGGCCGGTTGGGGGAAGCGATCCGAGAAGTCTTGACTGGAAAGAGCGTGTTTCTCATGGTGGGGGGGCTTTGGGTGGGGGTACTCTCCGGCGAAGAGGGCATGAAGAAAGTAGAAGCCTTCTTCGTTGCTCCGTTTCAGGGAGCGCTTACGTTGTTTTTGCTCGAGCTGGGTATGGTGGCGGCCCGGCGCTTGGCCGATCTGAGGCGCCTGGGGGTGCGCTTGGTCCTCTTTGGCATGGCAGTGCCTTTACTGCACGGGAGCGTGGGGTTAGTCTTGGCTAAGTGGGCAGGACTTTCCTTAGGGGGTGCGGTGGTACTCGCCACCATGGCGGCCAGCGCTTCGTACATTGCGGCTCCAGCAGCGGTGCGCCTGGCTTTGCCCCAGGCTAACCCATCCTTGTATTTGGCGGCGGCTTTGGGGGTTACGTTTCCCTTTAATCTGCTACTGGGAATACCGCTGTACTACGCCACAGCACTGCGGCTTTGGGGGTGA
- a CDS encoding P-II family nitrogen regulator — protein sequence MELVRLKLVTIVAEAILEKRLLEEVRRQGAKGYTLTDARGEGSRGLRTMDWEGKNIRLEVIVGEEVAERILRTLQENYFPYYAVIAFVENVEVVRGYKYV from the coding sequence GTGGAACTGGTGCGGTTGAAGTTGGTCACCATTGTAGCCGAAGCGATACTGGAAAAGCGCCTGCTCGAGGAAGTACGGCGCCAGGGGGCCAAGGGCTATACGCTCACCGATGCGCGAGGGGAGGGCTCGAGGGGTTTGCGCACCATGGACTGGGAGGGGAAAAATATCCGCCTCGAAGTCATCGTGGGCGAGGAGGTGGCGGAGCGCATCCTGCGTACGCTGCAGGAGAATTATTTTCCCTACTACGCTGTGATCGCTTTTGTGGAAAACGTAGAAGTGGTGCGGGGCTATAAGTACGTCTAG
- the purE gene encoding 5-(carboxyamino)imidazole ribonucleotide mutase, giving the protein MPKVGVIMGSKSDWETMRHAALTLEQLGIAHEVRVVSAHRTPDLLFEYAASAKERGLEVIIAGAGGAAHLPGMTAAKTPLPVLGVPVESHSLKGLDSLLSIVQMPAGIPVATLAIGRAGAVNAALLAASILANKYPEVAARLEAYRQQQTQSVLAQPDPRG; this is encoded by the coding sequence TTGCCCAAGGTCGGGGTGATTATGGGCTCTAAGTCCGACTGGGAGACCATGCGCCACGCCGCCCTCACGCTGGAGCAGCTGGGCATCGCCCACGAGGTTCGGGTGGTTTCGGCCCATCGTACCCCGGATCTTTTGTTTGAGTACGCCGCGAGCGCAAAAGAGCGGGGGCTCGAGGTCATCATCGCCGGGGCCGGGGGTGCGGCTCACCTCCCCGGCATGACCGCCGCTAAAACCCCCCTGCCGGTGCTGGGGGTTCCGGTGGAGTCCCACAGTCTGAAGGGGCTGGACTCCCTGCTTTCGATCGTGCAGATGCCCGCCGGAATCCCGGTGGCGACTTTGGCCATCGGGCGGGCCGGAGCGGTAAACGCGGCCTTGTTGGCGGCCAGCATCCTGGCCAACAAGTACCCAGAAGTGGCGGCCAGGCTCGAGGCCTACCGACAGCAACAGACCCAAAGCGTCTTGGCCCAGCCTGACCCCCGCGGCTAG
- a CDS encoding NADP-dependent isocitrate dehydrogenase → MSKTPITVAYGDGIGPEIMEAVLKILDAAQARIAPEVIEIGESVYLRGHTSGIEESAWESLRRTKVFLKAPITTPRGGGYKSLNVTVRKTLGLYANVRPVQSYEPFVTTKHKSIDLVIVRENEEDLYAGIEHQQTDEVVQCLKLISRPGTERIVRYAYEFARRNGCRKITCITKDNIMKLTDGLFHRVFDEVGQEYPELQKEHMIVDIGAARLAEMPERFDVILAPNLYGDILSDIAAEVAGSVGLAGSANVGDEVAMFEAVHGSAPDIAGKGIANPSGLLQGAILMLVHIGQSEVAARIKNAWLKTLEDGIHTPDIYDERVSEKKVGTQEFAQAVIERLGQEPERLRPARFGKPSPEPMVPKLERKTPAQKELVGVDVFFNWRGQKPEELAAMLEPLAGQNLELVMITNRGVKVWPGGFPETFRTDHWRGRFMGQGREVRHSDVVALLGRLAEAGLDFIKTEHLYTFDGKPGYSLGQGQ, encoded by the coding sequence ATGAGCAAAACCCCCATTACGGTTGCGTACGGTGACGGGATCGGCCCGGAGATCATGGAGGCGGTGCTGAAGATTTTGGACGCCGCTCAAGCCAGAATCGCTCCCGAGGTCATCGAGATCGGCGAGAGCGTGTACTTACGCGGGCACACCAGTGGCATTGAGGAATCCGCCTGGGAGAGCTTACGTCGCACCAAGGTCTTTCTCAAGGCTCCCATCACTACCCCGCGGGGCGGGGGATACAAGAGCCTCAACGTCACGGTGCGCAAAACCCTGGGCCTCTACGCCAATGTGCGCCCGGTGCAGTCGTACGAGCCCTTCGTCACCACCAAGCACAAGTCCATCGACTTGGTGATCGTGCGCGAGAACGAGGAAGACCTCTACGCAGGCATCGAGCACCAGCAGACCGACGAGGTGGTGCAGTGTTTGAAGCTCATCTCCCGCCCCGGCACCGAGCGGATCGTGCGCTACGCCTATGAGTTCGCCCGGCGCAACGGGTGCAGGAAGATCACCTGTATCACCAAGGACAACATCATGAAGCTCACCGATGGGCTTTTCCACCGGGTCTTCGACGAAGTCGGCCAAGAGTACCCCGAACTGCAGAAAGAGCACATGATCGTGGACATCGGAGCCGCCCGGCTGGCCGAGATGCCCGAGCGTTTCGACGTGATCTTGGCCCCCAACCTTTACGGCGACATCCTCTCCGATATCGCCGCCGAGGTGGCCGGTTCGGTAGGGTTGGCGGGCAGCGCCAACGTGGGTGACGAGGTAGCGATGTTTGAAGCGGTGCACGGTTCGGCTCCGGATATCGCCGGGAAGGGTATCGCCAACCCCTCGGGGCTGCTGCAAGGAGCGATCTTGATGCTGGTGCACATCGGCCAGTCGGAGGTGGCGGCCCGGATCAAGAACGCTTGGCTGAAGACCCTCGAGGACGGCATCCACACCCCCGATATCTACGACGAGCGCGTAAGCGAGAAAAAAGTGGGAACCCAGGAGTTTGCCCAGGCAGTGATCGAGCGGCTGGGGCAGGAGCCGGAACGGTTGCGCCCGGCGCGCTTCGGTAAGCCCAGCCCGGAGCCGATGGTTCCCAAATTGGAGCGCAAAACCCCGGCCCAGAAGGAACTGGTGGGGGTAGATGTCTTTTTTAACTGGCGGGGGCAGAAGCCCGAGGAGTTGGCCGCCATGCTTGAGCCTTTGGCAGGGCAAAACCTCGAGCTGGTGATGATCACCAACCGCGGGGTAAAGGTCTGGCCGGGGGGGTTCCCCGAGACCTTCCGTACCGATCACTGGCGGGGCCGGTTTATGGGCCAGGGGCGGGAGGTACGACACTCCGACGTGGTAGCCCTATTGGGCCGGCTCGCGGAGGCGGGCCTGGACTTCATCAAGACCGAGCACCTCTACACCTTCGATGGGAAACCGGGGTACTCGCTCGGTCAAGGGCAGTAA
- a CDS encoding TerC family protein gives MVDVGQVLVVIGIIVVLEAILSADNAMVLGVMVRKLPQPWRARALFYGIAGAYVLRGLALVFAAVLIEFWWVQAMGAVYLLYIAVKHFARRKKKLEGETAELTAEGVLKNVTPRQFWSIVAQIELADLAFAVDSVLVAVALSDNFWIILTGVFIGILALRLVAGVFVGLLEKYPRFEAVAFAVVGFAGVKLAIGSWDKLAKELLSRPEWVTGIDKTQFSLFILGVLILGTIWAMSQRPRIPTAGG, from the coding sequence ATGGTGGACGTCGGACAAGTGCTCGTTGTTATCGGGATCATAGTGGTGCTCGAGGCTATCCTCTCGGCGGATAACGCCATGGTTTTAGGGGTAATGGTGCGCAAGCTGCCGCAACCCTGGCGGGCTCGAGCCCTCTTCTACGGAATCGCTGGGGCTTACGTGCTGCGCGGGCTGGCGTTGGTCTTCGCCGCGGTGCTGATCGAGTTCTGGTGGGTACAGGCCATGGGGGCAGTGTACTTGCTCTACATCGCGGTCAAGCACTTCGCAAGGCGGAAGAAAAAGCTCGAGGGTGAAACCGCCGAACTCACCGCCGAGGGGGTGCTTAAAAACGTCACCCCACGGCAGTTCTGGAGCATTGTGGCCCAGATCGAACTGGCCGACCTGGCCTTTGCGGTGGACTCGGTGCTGGTGGCGGTGGCCCTCTCGGATAACTTCTGGATCATCCTCACCGGGGTCTTTATCGGTATTCTGGCTTTGCGGCTGGTGGCTGGGGTATTCGTGGGGCTCCTGGAAAAATATCCCCGCTTCGAGGCGGTAGCCTTCGCAGTGGTGGGCTTCGCCGGGGTTAAGCTGGCTATCGGCAGCTGGGACAAGCTCGCCAAGGAGCTACTGAGCCGCCCCGAGTGGGTCACGGGCATCGATAAAACCCAGTTCTCGCTATTCATCCTGGGTGTGCTCATCTTAGGAACAATCTGGGCCATGAGCCAGCGGCCTAGGATCCCGACCGCTGGCGGTTAA
- a CDS encoding TerC family protein produces MELTEAILAILVIVALEAVLSVDNAMVLAVMVRPLPEHLRQRALLYGLIGAYVLRGLALLFATLIIQIWWIQLLGGLYLIYLAFNHFRKLPSHQDPHHTAAAIQAAAASFWRIVVIINVVDLAFAVDSVLVVIAFSENFWVIFTGVAVGILLIRLAAGWMVRVMERYPRLEQVAYAVVGWAGLKLTLEGWDHGTEAWLHRPELALHLPQELFLGVTLAILVLGSLWALRHQSGTE; encoded by the coding sequence GTGGAACTTACTGAAGCAATCCTGGCAATCTTAGTCATCGTGGCGCTCGAGGCCGTCCTTTCGGTAGACAACGCCATGGTGCTGGCGGTGATGGTGCGGCCCCTGCCCGAGCACCTGCGGCAACGGGCTTTGCTTTACGGGCTGATCGGGGCCTACGTGCTGCGGGGGCTGGCTTTGTTGTTTGCTACCCTCATCATCCAGATCTGGTGGATCCAGCTTTTGGGCGGGCTATATCTGATCTATCTGGCGTTCAACCACTTCCGTAAGCTCCCAAGCCACCAAGACCCGCACCATACCGCTGCGGCGATCCAGGCCGCAGCAGCGTCATTTTGGCGGATCGTGGTGATAATCAACGTAGTAGACCTGGCCTTCGCGGTGGACTCAGTGCTGGTGGTGATCGCTTTTAGCGAGAACTTCTGGGTGATCTTTACTGGGGTGGCGGTGGGCATCTTGCTCATCCGTCTGGCCGCCGGGTGGATGGTGCGGGTGATGGAGCGCTACCCCAGGCTGGAGCAGGTGGCCTATGCGGTGGTGGGCTGGGCGGGGCTCAAGCTGACCCTGGAGGGCTGGGATCACGGCACCGAGGCCTGGCTGCACCGTCCCGAGCTGGCTTTGCACCTGCCGCAAGAGCTCTTTTTGGGCGTAACCCTGGCCATCTTGGTGCTGGGTAGTTTGTGGGCCCTACGTCACCAGAGCGGCACGGAGTAG
- a CDS encoding TerC family protein — MDLAMAIPILLTIVALEALLSADNAMVLAVIVRPLPLRQRPRAMFWGLIGAFFLRAVAIALAVYLIRLWWVEVLGGVYLMYLTLSHFIRLRQAGGGDAGSPPTSAVAGFWPVVLQLNLVNLAFSIDSILVVVAVTKEYLLVVGGAFIGMALIWLAASWLVRLLDRYPAMESVAFLLVGWAGLKLALEGWDGFAEQIAHHGEWTVHLSQAFFLGVTGLLFLLGSFYAIGKGHLAEARSESNRERHPK, encoded by the coding sequence ATGGACCTGGCGATGGCCATCCCTATCCTCCTCACCATCGTCGCGCTCGAGGCGTTGCTCTCCGCCGACAACGCTATGGTGCTGGCGGTTATTGTGCGACCGCTTCCCCTGCGGCAGCGACCTCGGGCAATGTTCTGGGGCCTCATCGGGGCGTTCTTCCTGCGGGCGGTGGCCATCGCCTTAGCAGTGTACTTAATCCGGCTATGGTGGGTGGAGGTGTTGGGGGGGGTATACCTGATGTACCTGACCCTCAGCCACTTCATCCGGCTCAGGCAGGCGGGCGGGGGGGATGCTGGGTCGCCTCCCACCTCCGCAGTAGCGGGGTTTTGGCCGGTGGTGCTGCAGCTCAACCTGGTCAATTTGGCTTTCTCCATCGACTCGATTTTGGTGGTGGTAGCGGTGACCAAGGAGTATCTGCTGGTAGTCGGCGGGGCCTTTATCGGTATGGCCCTGATCTGGCTGGCGGCGAGTTGGCTGGTACGGCTCTTGGACCGCTACCCGGCGATGGAGTCGGTGGCTTTCTTACTGGTGGGCTGGGCGGGGCTCAAGCTGGCCCTGGAAGGCTGGGATGGCTTCGCTGAGCAGATCGCCCACCATGGCGAGTGGACGGTACATCTGAGCCAAGCTTTTTTCCTAGGGGTAACCGGCCTTCTGTTTCTGCTGGGGAGCTTTTACGCCATCGGTAAAGGCCACCTGGCCGAAGCCCGCAGCGAATCCAACCGTGAGCGACACCCCAAATAG
- a CDS encoding alpha/beta hydrolase, with protein sequence MVEVQGRYVTFIPPAQARFLIGDFTDWDKKPMPISKPITLEFPAEAYLEYAFMDASGQPFPDPDNPHKAQNPWWTYPRAIELPGFQFEAPPLPHGEGPGVHRHRLESKVYPGPRRYYVYEPSRAPSATLYVQDGVAYYRTAQFADVAEALCERGEIQPVRMVFVEPEDRAREYTFDERYEEFLLEEILPAVESQYGPTPERALWGASLGGLVSAWIAWRNPDRFQKVGTQSACLTAEPGNQDRYTAPEWLTAQYAQSERLPLRFYCETGQIEWLLAANRRFAAMLADKGYPHAYHERKSGHNWMTWRQGLAPGLRFLFGL encoded by the coding sequence ATGGTCGAGGTTCAAGGCCGCTACGTGACCTTCATCCCCCCAGCCCAGGCCCGTTTTCTCATCGGTGACTTTACCGACTGGGACAAAAAACCTATGCCGATCTCGAAACCCATCACGCTCGAGTTCCCCGCTGAGGCGTACCTCGAGTACGCCTTCATGGACGCATCGGGGCAGCCCTTCCCCGACCCGGATAACCCCCACAAGGCGCAAAACCCCTGGTGGACTTATCCTCGAGCTATCGAGCTGCCGGGTTTCCAATTCGAGGCCCCTCCTCTGCCCCACGGCGAGGGCCCGGGAGTACACCGCCACCGGCTCGAGTCCAAGGTATACCCAGGCCCCAGGCGCTACTACGTCTACGAGCCCTCCCGCGCGCCATCGGCCACCCTGTATGTGCAAGACGGGGTGGCCTACTACCGCACCGCCCAGTTTGCCGATGTCGCCGAGGCCCTATGCGAGCGGGGCGAGATCCAGCCGGTGCGGATGGTGTTCGTCGAGCCGGAAGACCGCGCCCGCGAGTACACCTTCGACGAACGCTATGAGGAGTTTCTGCTCGAGGAGATCCTCCCTGCGGTGGAATCTCAGTATGGCCCAACCCCCGAGCGAGCCCTGTGGGGGGCCTCGCTAGGAGGTCTGGTCTCAGCCTGGATCGCCTGGCGCAACCCTGATAGGTTTCAGAAAGTGGGCACCCAATCAGCCTGTCTTACCGCCGAGCCGGGTAACCAGGATCGCTACACGGCCCCCGAGTGGCTCACTGCCCAGTATGCCCAATCCGAGCGCTTACCGCTGCGCTTTTACTGTGAGACCGGGCAGATTGAGTGGCTGCTCGCGGCCAACCGGCGCTTCGCGGCTATGCTGGCCGACAAGGGGTACCCCCACGCCTACCACGAGCGCAAGAGCGGGCATAACTGGATGACCTGGCGGCAAGGGCTGGCTCCGGGGTTGCGGTTCCTCTTTGGACTTTAG
- a CDS encoding glutamine--tRNA ligase/YqeY domain fusion protein, whose translation MSTSVTEKRMVTPNFISEIIENDLRTGRYSKIVTRFPPEPNGFAHLGHAIASYIDFGLAHDYGGECRLRMDDTNPETEKLEYAEALIHDMRWLGWEWGETRYASNYFEELYQMARKLIQKGLAYVDSVPPEEMARLRGTVDKPGTPSPYRERSVEENLELFERMRAGEFPSGAHVLRAKIDLASPNMKLRDPVLYRIVHAEHYRTGRKWCIYPSYDFAQATTDALDGVTHSLCSLEFVDNRAIYDWLMDHLWGEPPLDKTPRPHQYEFGRRSLEYTVVSKRKLRKLVEGGYVSGWDDPRMPTLAGQRRRGVTPEAIRSFAGQVGISRTNRTVDIGVLEHAIRDDLNPRAPRVMAVTRPLKVTITNPPETHEETLHLPYWPYDVVNESTDGLVPLPSGKRVRPEEATRPVPFTRELYIEQDDFAIDPPKGFKRLSPGGTVRLRGAGIIRCDAYATDDTGQVSELRCTLLGPEAKAAGVIHWVSAKHGLRAEFRLYDRLFTVPHPESPFPGDSRVAELREFEEDTGTQEDHAFLSFVNPRSLEVVHGYVEPSVQHDPADTRYQFERVGYFWQDPVDSRPDALVFNRIVTLKDTWGKGIEGKPQDAKRQTPSAKRQKELPELTPEQRAKLDIFRSQGVGEADALVLVRNEKLAAYLSEAAQYGKVSALASWVVNDLGTDIREDRIRIAPAALARLVRLLEDGIINTRIAKDVLAQAQESGADPVEIVEAKGLRQVSEAGALEPILDRLIAENPDKVAAYRSGKTGLMGFFVGQVMRETQGQANPQLVQELVAKKLGQ comes from the coding sequence ATGAGCACCTCTGTCACCGAAAAACGCATGGTCACCCCTAACTTCATCAGTGAGATCATCGAGAATGACCTCAGAACCGGGCGCTATAGCAAGATCGTGACCCGCTTTCCCCCGGAGCCCAACGGATTCGCCCACCTAGGCCACGCCATCGCCAGCTACATCGACTTCGGCTTAGCGCACGACTACGGCGGGGAATGCCGACTGCGCATGGATGACACCAACCCCGAGACGGAGAAACTCGAGTACGCCGAAGCCCTCATCCACGACATGCGGTGGCTGGGTTGGGAGTGGGGGGAGACCCGCTACGCCTCCAACTATTTCGAGGAGCTATACCAGATGGCCCGCAAGCTCATACAAAAGGGCCTGGCCTATGTGGACAGCGTCCCCCCCGAGGAGATGGCCCGGCTGCGGGGCACGGTGGACAAACCCGGTACGCCGAGCCCCTACCGCGAGCGCAGCGTGGAGGAAAACCTCGAGCTATTCGAGCGTATGCGCGCGGGAGAGTTCCCTAGTGGAGCCCACGTGCTCAGGGCCAAGATAGACCTGGCCAGTCCCAACATGAAGCTGCGCGACCCGGTGCTGTACCGCATCGTCCATGCGGAGCACTACCGCACCGGTAGGAAATGGTGCATCTACCCCTCCTACGACTTTGCTCAAGCCACCACCGATGCCCTAGATGGGGTGACGCACTCCCTGTGCAGCCTCGAATTCGTGGATAACCGGGCCATCTACGACTGGCTGATGGATCATCTGTGGGGCGAACCCCCGCTGGATAAGACCCCCCGGCCCCACCAGTACGAGTTTGGGCGGCGCAGCCTGGAATACACTGTGGTCTCCAAACGCAAGCTACGCAAGTTGGTGGAAGGTGGCTACGTCTCGGGCTGGGACGATCCCCGGATGCCTACCCTAGCCGGGCAACGGCGGCGCGGCGTAACCCCTGAGGCCATCCGCAGCTTTGCCGGCCAAGTGGGTATCTCCCGCACCAACCGCACGGTGGATATTGGCGTGCTCGAGCATGCCATCCGTGACGACCTGAACCCCCGCGCCCCACGGGTAATGGCGGTGACTAGACCCCTCAAGGTGACGATCACCAACCCTCCTGAAACCCACGAGGAGACGTTGCACCTCCCCTACTGGCCTTACGACGTGGTGAATGAGTCGACGGACGGGCTCGTCCCTCTGCCAAGCGGGAAACGGGTCCGCCCCGAGGAAGCCACCCGACCCGTCCCCTTCACCCGTGAGCTGTATATCGAGCAAGATGACTTCGCCATCGACCCGCCTAAGGGATTTAAGCGGCTCAGCCCGGGCGGGACCGTGCGGCTGCGCGGGGCGGGTATCATCCGCTGTGATGCATACGCCACGGATGATACTGGGCAAGTGAGCGAACTGCGCTGCACCCTGCTAGGCCCTGAAGCCAAAGCTGCGGGGGTCATCCACTGGGTCAGCGCCAAGCACGGCCTCCGTGCCGAATTCCGGCTCTATGATCGGCTCTTCACCGTACCCCACCCCGAGTCGCCTTTTCCCGGTGATAGCCGGGTGGCCGAACTCAGGGAGTTCGAGGAAGACACGGGAACCCAGGAAGATCACGCTTTCCTGAGCTTCGTCAATCCGCGTAGCCTCGAGGTCGTCCATGGCTACGTCGAGCCTAGCGTGCAGCATGACCCGGCGGATACCCGCTACCAGTTCGAGCGGGTAGGCTACTTTTGGCAAGACCCGGTGGACTCGAGGCCCGATGCTTTGGTGTTCAACCGGATCGTGACCCTGAAAGATACCTGGGGTAAAGGCATCGAGGGCAAACCGCAAGACGCCAAACGCCAAACGCCAAGCGCCAAGCGCCAGAAAGAACTGCCCGAACTCACCCCCGAGCAACGAGCCAAGCTCGACATTTTCAGATCCCAGGGCGTGGGAGAAGCCGACGCGCTGGTGTTGGTCCGCAACGAAAAGCTCGCGGCTTACCTGTCCGAAGCGGCCCAGTACGGAAAGGTCTCGGCGCTAGCAAGTTGGGTGGTCAACGACCTGGGAACGGACATCCGCGAGGATCGGATTCGGATCGCCCCGGCTGCTCTGGCGAGGCTGGTGCGCTTGCTCGAGGACGGCATCATCAATACCCGCATCGCCAAGGATGTGCTGGCCCAAGCCCAGGAGAGCGGGGCCGACCCGGTAGAGATCGTCGAAGCCAAAGGCCTACGCCAGGTTTCTGAGGCGGGGGCACTGGAGCCAATCCTGGACCGCCTGATAGCCGAAAACCCCGACAAGGTGGCGGCTTATCGAAGCGGAAAGACCGGGCTGATGGGCTTCTTTGTGGGCCAGGTGATGCGCGAGACCCAGGGGCAGGCCAATCCGCAACTCGTGCAGGAGTTGGTGGCGAAAAAGCTGGGCCAATAG
- a CDS encoding DUF5670 family protein, whose product MSVLYYIAGIFILLWLLGLILKVGGILIYWALIIGVVLFIIGLFTGRRQV is encoded by the coding sequence ATGTCCGTTCTGTACTACATTGCTGGCATTTTTATCTTGTTGTGGCTGCTGGGGCTGATCCTCAAGGTCGGGGGAATCCTCATCTATTGGGCGCTTATCATCGGGGTGGTACTCTTTATCATCGGGCTATTCACCGGTCGCCGCCAGGTGTAG